Genomic DNA from Corylus avellana chromosome ca4, CavTom2PMs-1.0:
NNNNNNNNNNNNNNNNNNNNNNNNNNNNNNNNNNNNNNNNNNNNNNNNNNNNNNNNNNNNNNNNNNNNNNNNNNNNNNNNGGATTCCTAACGGGTCGTATTCCACAATTACATCGGGGTTAGAGATGTACTTCCCCAGCTTCGAGACATGAAAAATATCATGAGTTCTGATCAAATCTAGGGGTAAGGCAACCATGTATGCCAACCTCCCTATTCTGTGGGTGATCTCAAACGGCCCAATAAGTCAAGGGCTGAACTTCCCCTTCTTCCCAAATCGCATCACTTCCCTCATGGGTGATATCTTAAGAAATATATGATCCCCTACGTCGAATTCCAACGATCGCTCCGGTTATTGGCATAGCTCTTTTGCTGACTCTAAAGGCGAAAGTGGAAATCTCCAATTGCTACTAAGCACTACTATCTATACCTCAATATCATCAGAGATTATAAATCTCGcaatggaaaattttattttttctcatataaCCCTCACATAACATATCCGAGCTGATAAAAAGACTTCTATATTAAACAGATTTATACATTGTACTTTACATGACAAGAAAACACACTAATCAAAAGTGACACAGATGGCACATAGGTAAATGTACACCAAAAGTACCTAGAGCATGTCTAAGTATATTCTACAACAAACTAAAGCACCAGAAAGCCTTATCCATAATAAACTAGGCAGGCATATGGATCATCTTCACCCTCGTCTACATCTGCATCAACATCTATGTAAATGTGGTGTAATTGTGGTGTTACCACATTTACATAGGCGGATTAATGAGTCCACGGTCTCAATAAGTATAAGAATTACTaatattttcaatatgagccatcttttttgaaaatatctctaacatggtgattaCAATAATAGCTGCGTTAGGTTTTCCAAATAGATTCATTTAGTAAAATCCACAGCTGATAAGATAAGCACTGTagaccttttgacgtgaacactcaatacttaatggggcaagaagtccagttacttagtgaaaagtttatcaatgatcatgatatatatatatatatatatatatatatgccaaagcatccatctaataagtcattcaatttcacccaagacatagaaacatacacatcGACTCACATGTTATACTCCACAAATTATGTGATAATGTGCTTGTGTCAGATCAGATCAAACAAGTGAATTCTTAGATGCCtaaaacaagtaaccaaacttaaaaaattctattatcagatcatgtgttcaaaattttaagcttaccaatgaaaatcaaatcacaatttttttagatcaaccaaaattttaaaacaaacatgaacatgcattttttccaaaaatgggATAAAGTGTGTGTACAGTGTCtcccacacccccaaacttaaattatacattgtctccgatgtgtgtataacatgaaAAAATCTTACTCGGGAGATGGACAaaattgtctggaatagcatgacTCATAACATagccccaaacttgaactgaagcacatttgtccctgcaaaacaaaacactaaaataacaacggaaaacaaaaagaaactaataataaacaacagaaaaataaaatgaaaaacaaacaaaaataaaaaggatgtgctatggggtgcctcccatgaccgctaagtttaatgtcttcagccagactattGTCCTCCTCTTAAACTTGAaacaccagtcttttcttctcttgcaccaaagagaatgaattcttcctatttCAGGGTGATTCCAACTGTCCATAGATCGAGGTAGACCATTCTGAGTCttctcaaatagtttctcattCGGAAGGGAATCATAactggaataaaataagaagaatactCATGGAGTTTATCTATCTTAATGTCCTCAATTTGCACATCACATAACCCCAACAAACTttattaagtgccaaaatattcatattttatccctgaacttacatttgttaatcctttagttttgattcatttatgctattttagttcttttatgtgctttctttgttttctgtaggttgttggaagaaaaggaagcaatgtCGGAAGTTTTGGGCataaagagctattttggagaaaattggaggctctggtagtgcgatcaattgcaggggagctgcgatcgagcgcactacaggcgaaggccaagacgagcgcaaggcatgcgctcgtgcgcacaagtaGCAGCCTTGATCGCAGCGCCCAACATAGAGGATCGATCACAGtcttgcgatcaatcgcacacaAGCTGCAATCGAGTGCACCCATGCGtcaggagcaagccagcctctttatggaaagtgtgattttagggttttgaaactttgtgcgaactagggctcaaaccctatgttttttagggtttctagagtatccccaaggcttataaatagacccttaaacctctagaatggacagacaatttccaaggagaagaattggagctcttcaagttcaagttttgggtttattcttttcctttctattttattttatgaagatgtttaacatcaaacccatgtgtaactaatttacttagtagggctaaattgaagccctaattatgtttatttaatattcaatattagcgcctttgtgatgattatgttgtgatatttaacttgattaattcctgttttcatgaattcctcatatatgtttgcctgatcaacatatgcatgtggtatgaactagttagttaaatcaatttggatgactgagtcctaggtttaataaaagtaacaaaagaaatccacgccaggttcttaggttaatcaacatggggaaccgggagtagacatccataccctaggcctcatgtgtttgtcgatttccacaaattcatgctttcttaaagaacaatttagtagacacccatgctaagtgcatgtttaggattgcgaTTTACAGCACCAAAAGGGCTTTTAGGTTCCAAAAAGcactttcaagaaaaaaattggtcGTTTGGGTTTCTTTTAATAAAGAGCTTTTCGTCCTCCCAAACGTTAAACCGAGCGTTTAGCCACAAGCTCCAATTTGGGGCTTTTTGACCAAACGCACTTTAAATGGAAAAGGCGCGCCGCAgtttttgtttaatgaaaatAACATAGTgccaaaaatatccaaaatatttcacatatttacaacattaccaatatatatacaaatttttttcatgcaTTGCGCCTCCTCCGCGAATTTGAGAGCTGCAAACCCTTCTGTGAATTTGAGAGCTGCTGAGTCCCGTCGCCCATCTTTGAGAGCTACATATTGTGGTatgtcttatttttcttttgatttctaTATACTCTGTTCTTTCGAGggtcaaagagagagagagacgaaaCTTTGACGTTCTTGGCTACAAAAAAACATAACCAAGAGAAAGGTGTttatatagaaagagaaaaatcatgGTGAGCAGTATAGTTTTTTGAGCAAAGTGACAGAGAGACGAGATTTATGTATTTTGGCTTGTTTTTTGAGTGTATGGTTTTACTGAGTgagagatggaagaaaatattgagggagagagatatACTTTGAGGAGTAGCAGAGTGAGAGAGACGATCGCTTTATCACTCTGCTGGCTTCtagatgttttttttctttctgaacACTCTTTTTTGCATTGTTTCTGATGCTGCCCCTTTTTCTGCATCTTCACGTGCCCCGTTTGAATTATCTCactgtttctttctctctcacacgtcGCGCTCATCTCAAAGCCTTGCCCTTCTGTCAACATAAAGGAAAAGGACAAGGACGTGGGTCAACATATTTGACAGAgatattttgcaatttttttctctctctctcacaccacAGACTCAAGCCTTCTTctttgcaattaattaattttttttttaatttttattcttttctgtGAACCACATGGATTTGGCAGAGATATTTTACAATCTCCTTCTCTCTCACACCACCGAGTATGCCTTCTTctttgcaattaattaattttttttttttttttattttttttaaagcaaaaacacTCCTGCaacttcattttatatatataaatatataatctctctctcaccaCCTTTTTGTCCTTTGCAAATTGCAACACTTACTTCTGAAacgctttatatatatatatatattttgtaaacctctttctctctcacacacaccaCCGAATCAGGCCTTTATCtttgcaattattattattatttttttttctaagcaaaaacaGTCCTGCAAAACTTGATTTCAGCAATTTCATTTTACATATATAATCTCTCTTTTACCACCAACTCATGTTTTTGTCCTTTGCAACACTTGATTCTGAAACatactcaatatatatattgaacatgtttttttttttttctttctaaaacttgattccattattttttgatattgcCCTTTTGTTTGATGGACATGCATATTACTtatgtaaatataattttttttcattctatcaattgatcaatttaaacaaatttttaattgttaatagtgtttaacacactttttatttataattttatcagaTTATTTACTGTGCGACAAAATGAGTAAAAAAGGTCAAAGCAACGTTGCTACTACAGTAGATACTCAGATAAAGAAAGTagtttggactgaaaaaatgctagaagattATCTTGACATATGTATTACTGAGATTCATGCTGGTAACCGCCCAGGAACACATTTCAATAGGACAGGATGGAAAAAtgtgatagataaatttaatgaaaaaactggaaaacaatattgctataaacaactaaagaacaagtgagatagtttgaaaaaagagtgGAACATTTGGAAGAGATTGATAGGGAAGGAAACTGGCCTTGGATGGAATCCGGtgaaaaagacaattgatgCACCCGATgattggtgggaaaaaaaattacatgtattATATTTgtacttgtttgttttttgtttaaatgatttgcacaaatgtttattattgatttttacatatACCTAAATACAGGAAGTTCCAGAAGCAACCAAGTTTCGCACGACAGGTTTGGCTTATGCTATGAAGGTGGAGatattgtttagagatataaCTGCCACTGGGGAGGGATCTTGGGCACCATCCATAGGGTTGGTTCCTAATGATATTGGATCCATAGATAGTGCAGAAGTAATGCTTAATGAAGATGACAATGTTGTAGAAGGtttagatgttttggatgatgaaCCAAATCTCAATACACATGGCATTGATGATATTCCTGCTGATTTAGATACGCGGGATAAAGGAAATAAGAAGTTTGGTCTTGCGGTTCAatgtaagaaaagaaataaaggagTTCAAATTGTTAGTGAACATTTGAGTCGTATTTGTGatgtaatagaaagtaagaatacAGTGACATCCAAGAGCTACGATAAGCCTGGATGTAATATTGAAGAGGTAATGGATGTTGTTCGGGGGATtgctgaaagagaaaatgacattgatATCCTTAAGTTTGCAACAGATGTATTCCTTAAGAGATCACATAAAGAGATGTTTGTGACTATTAAAGAGCCATGGTTGCAGATTGACTTTATCAAGCGAAtgagaaatagagaaattaacCGTCGTAGCATGgattaatgttgttattttttaaagttgttttgttatgaactaTTTGAGAAGCTATAAGGATTTGTTTgagtgttattttttattttttgatgtgttgATTTGTGTACTAAGATgagtatattataatatttcataactaTGCTTGGAtgatgtttttcttatttttatgggtgcttatatatttattttgtatttatttctttatttgttttccttacAGACATGGATAATAGTGATTATAGCACTCAAGATGATACAAGTGATAGTGATTATggtgaagaggaaaatgaaaatgaaaatgatgtttttattctaGCAGCTGCAGCAGTAGAATTTGTTGAGAACTATTATATGCCATATATTGCAAAGGAATCTTGTAGGACCTCTTCTCAAACAGGTTATAAATGGGTTATGGAAATTGTACAAGGTAATCCTGATAGgtgcaaacaaaatttcagaatgGAAATACACGTATTCCTTTACTTGTGTaaagagttgaaggaaaaatatcatttaagagATACTAGGAAATTAACTGTTGAAGAGTTGGTAGCTATGTTTTTGATTACTTTAGGCCATGGGTTTGGAAATAGGATAGTGCAAGAAAGGTTTCAACATTCAGGAGAAACAATTAGTAGACATTTTTCTCATGTTTTAATGGCTGTTTCAAGAATGGCGGTTgacattattaatcctattgataGGGAGTTTATGGATGTTCCAAGAAAAATTCGTGATGATGAGCGGTATTGGCCATACTTCAAAGATTGTATTGGAGCCATTGATGGAACTCATGTGCCAGTTAAAATTTCTCCATCAAACcaaataccatatattggtCGAAAAGGGACTCCTACTCAGAATGTTATGGCTGTTTGTGATTTTCGTATGTGTTTCACCTTTGTTTGGGCTGGATGGGAAGGTACTGCACATGATACACGCATTTTTTTGGAAGCTATTCGAAAGGAAGAATTGCGATTTCCACACCCACCTAgaggtttgtatttaataaaaataacaattatgaattatacatgaacaaaaaaaaaaaaattatgattgttatttgtatattttttgtagGAAAGTATTACTTGGTAGACGCAGGATATCCTCATATGAAGGGATACATGGGGCCATACAAAGGAGAACGGTATCATCTACCAGACTTTCGTCGCGGAAGCCAACCGAGgggtatgcatgaaatttttaatcatgcacattcatcacttagatgcactattgaaagaacatttggagtttggacaaataagtggaagttattgcattgcatgccgagttttccttatgataaacaagtgaaaatcgtGGTAGCGTTTATGGCTCTTCATAACTTCATTAGGAAGCATGCAATAAAGGATGCTGAGTTCcaaccatatgatgatgatgaggatttatTACCTACTGACAGTATAGGCGATGACGAAGCACAAGATGAGTCAAGCATACAACAATCAGAGACATCATATGAAAATTCTATGAACATTGAGCGTGATCGTATTGCTAATCTACTTATGACCcgttaatgttttatttttatttttatttttataaactacttaaaatgttgtaaggatttccttgaatgttgttcttttttatgtgttaaatactttTAAGTGTTGTGGTGTTAAAAAGTgtgttaaataatttaaataattttttttttttttaacaaaaaagaaagaatatgttgacgttttgttacataaaccattacaaaataatttttacttgtgaaagctaacgttaaccatttttatataaaaaggttggtataaaatggaaaaaaaaaaaaaaatcattaccaaccttaggcctttattgaaaaacatgtaatgattttacgtaaaatgacatatatttggtgttacataatgatatttttttttggcctatattaaaaaaaaaaaatcattacatgtcctttattgtcattttttcaactaaaagcactttttttgttttgttaccaaacatcagtaacatcaaaaaaagcacTTAAGACATGTggttaccaaacatgtaaacagCTTTTCAGTAAtagtacttttgacaaaagctcatAGGCAAAAGCTCTATattcaaaagctctattttccaccgcaatcccaaacaggctctaaatcctttaagaaagaaaagaattagagtagacactcatgcctaattcgttgcttaggaaaatcaatagcttaaagagtaaacacccataccctttggttgacaaacattaagtatgcataacatgatcaaatcattggcatattgttatattatctaaatataattagcggtGGATGTCAAAGCTCTAGCTTTTATTAttaactcaaaatcaatctttgttttgttttacttacggaatttattttaagcaaaatttagcaatcctcatgggaatgatcccgtacttgcatcatatactactatgttaaccttgtgcacttgcaggtaaaacttacaattatttgcttattaatttaggtagatatttgcacaacagaattctctcttggactcttggtacttcgggaataggagctgatgttgaagaagtctcagtgctctcttctttttccagATGTGgttcctctagaacctcagttttctcatctttttcttccaccttgttgttctcAAAATAAAGTTTGATGTTCTATTGTTGTTTCAATTGCAAGATTAAATTCGTGTGATTGATTGCGATTGTTTATTTGCAaaagttggatatttgatgtttttcatccaatggatacatcgaatgattcaatttaaATCGGATATCCAATGTGATTTGTTGATTAAacagatacattggatgatttggtttaagttggatattcgttgtgatttgtacacagatggattcattgaatctttcgaTAGGGTTTATAAATAGTAGAAcatgtttggatttttattgCTCTTCGGATTTTATGAACAAAAACATAGAAGTGTGTCGTTTTGATTTGGTGCGGTGGATTCtaaaaaccttagtgttttctATCAattgttttaatcattttcaatagtttatgttttattttgcacggCAAAATCACAAACttcagaactaggttaaaacataatttagtttaaattagaAATTGGTTTTTGCAAACACAACTCCCTgtggttcgacctcgcacttgcacacactctACTACAAACGATTCATGCGCTTGCAAGTGAATATATTTCGCACATcagcaggtgcgctcgagcgtagtatcttgcactcgatcgtaggtcCGTTGGCAGGTTCTCCAAAGTGTGCAACTTTCACATAAATCCCATAGttacctacaaaacactaaagacacaaaactaacccaaaacattagataataacacagccaaaagattaacaaaagtaaattaaggggtccaaatatgcaatatttggcatacatcaaacacccccaaacttaacttttgttggtcccttagcaaaacaaaacaaaaaataaaatgaaagcaataaaCATAAGTCATCTTTCGCGGGAAAGACTGTTAATGTAATACCCCATAATTTATACCTTGAAGAAAGGTGAtcttaatatcaaggataaggaggatttgcaattttattaagatttatatgaagttaggtaaatagacttaatgtgaaagatgatgaaaaattgCTAGTTTGAATTTTagtgggttattgaaagaaaagtcacattgttttggacgccgaaaattcaatgagtgaccttaaataaaactgtttAAAGACATTATAGAATGatgagaaaggaagattttaaaagtggtttcatgattttttgacgcttgtagaaggagttatgatttttccaaGTTTAATAAGTCAGGCTGTCAAGTAGTTAAGGTACCtgcaatttgagaaattttttgatgGGTTAATGATGTCCAATTTTTTGGTatgtggtaaataattatatgtggGTAAGttgtagttaaaataaatagtagggTGGAACATGATATTAAGAAATAATGAATTAAATGAAGTGGGGAAATTCTGTGATTTTAGAAAGTTTGGGATTTAAGTTAATATGAGGACTCTATATGCATGCCATATGTTATAATAGCTGTACCATCACCCTTTCCTCAATATACACGTATACGCACACCCCTCTATATGCATGCCACATGTTATAACAGTTGTACCATCACCCTTTCCTCAATATGCATGCACACACACCCCCTCTCTTCTTTCACTTTCCTTTTCATCCCCTTCTCCCCCTCTTCACGTATGCACACGACCAACAGAGAAATCGACAGTGAGAGGGAGACCaacaatgagagagagagagatgcagagatttaaagagagaaacaaagatgtagagagagagagttagttgtgagaagaagaagaagaggaagatgaagcCAAGAGGGTTTTCGGCCATGGATGGTTGTGAGGTAAAATCCTTAAACCCCTTTCTTATGATTTTCGTTATACCCATTAGAATTGAAGCTTGAAAACATGAGGACTTGTGAGAGTTTAATTTGGTctgaaaattagggttttataTAAGATTTTGGGgcttttgttaatttgttgaaTTTATAGCTACTCTTTGTATTTTTCATGTTACCCATTGTGTATTAAGCACAAAAATCATATTAGAGGTGGGATTTGTGATTAGGTCAGAGATTGGGTGTTTTGAATATGAAGCTAAATCCCTAAAATTAACATAGAGCTTTCGTGTATAGTGGATTGTTATATATTATTCAAGCTCTAGGTTGTTAGATTAACGAATTAAAACTCCAATTTTACTAATTGTGGAAATATGGGCATAAGCCCTAATATGAGGTACGAGTGAAGTTCTTTTTCCTTTCGAAATTCAATTTGGAAACACATGAGCATCTAATACACAATGTACTACAAAGTACAATGCGTAGCCAAGCTACCTAGCAACCTATCTACTCAAAAGCTACCAACCTCTAGTCGATTCTTCTGATGGATCTTCTTCACATCTTTGACCAACTCTTCATAGTCCTCATCAACGTTGGAGAGGAAAGCGGCCTTATGTCGTTGTTGTCTGGTCATTCTTGGAGTCTGCTTGTGCTTTCCCTTCTTGAATCTGATCCGGTGGTAGGGACTTAGGCCTCCGAAAGAACCCGGTTGAAACCATACGTTTGATGGGGCATAGCTTGTATCCGGGGTGTGTAAGGCCCGCACTTTGCTGGCCATTCTCGAACAATTGCACAGCGTCGGCATTCATCGCGCATCTAAGTGTAGGGCAGGATCAAGTGCCCGCGATGCAGAGCATGTGATCCTGTTCAACCTAATACTAAGCAATCAAGTGGGCTGTTAGTCTAGCCCGTACCTCAGTCAAACAACAAACAGGGAAACTAGGTCTATCCTATGCTCCAGTCTTAAAGATTTACTCCTACGGTATTGTAGCCTATTCTCAGATTGTCAGCTTCAGTCGGCATGACCGTATGCTTTGATATCAtattgtaacgcccccaaaactaACCTCGGCTAACCTGGCAGGGTTATTGACAATTACTCCAGTTCAAGCAATTAGTGacttgataagtgccaaaatattcatattttagcccttaatttacacttgttaatttcttagtcttgttatgttgtgctattttatttcatttttatgttttctgtgtttttgtaggtcatggaagaaaagaaagtgtttttggaaaacttccaagcttaaagggaaaattgggaagacctagaagatatggttaagcttaaccaatcataaataggtagtcttagaaagccttttcgtagccttagaaatcgatttgggaggataggaaGATGAATGGACAAAATAAGGTTCTCCCTGAAACCTTCTGGGCGGATGTACGGCATGGAGCTCGGATGTACGGTCAAAAGCGTTACAGGGAACACTATTTTGGTCGGCCATCCGATAGCTCTTGTTTTCATGCTCTAGGGTTGTTTTAGACAAAcctaggactaatagaaggttttccacagatttggaggaCCCAAACTTGTTGAAGGAGTACTCGAAGGATTTAATTGACCCAGATGAGTTTTAATTCACATAATGCTCGATATTATTTTCAtgattgcacgtctattttgtgtaccaaaatatgcatatttgtaACTCTCACGATTTAcacttgttgcacatgaactctagcatttttgagaaaaacgttgtgctgaatatgttaaCAAAGTAAGACTTgaaaaaagcatgcatgtaaaatacagacaagataaattgcatcgtatgacatggtacaccggtatgtgcggtataatggtcatgggcttactatccATGTTAACTTTATAGCCAAATGTGTGTATTATATGGGTCTTAGATCCAATGATTATTTTATGGCCGACGCAGTCTTAATTGGCAATTACTACAGAACGGACATCATTAGCAGTGTGGGCCACTCGAGGTTGGACTCGGTTGtgccgctagtgttatgtacggtagcgtacaatggctgggacactgacattgtattacaggtccctcggaaTAACACCAACCTTGCTAAGAATAGGTAATATCTCGGgcagaccatactgttgaactataaCTGTTACCTTATATCATATACATATATCATACATCTATATCACATCTATGGAAAACTATTATGATGGAActgttgcatactttataaaaatCAGAGTTCATTACAAAAACTGGAATGGGCATTATATGCGTTAACATTCATTAAGTTTTTAGACTTACCCTATGTTTTTCCCCCTTCATTACGAATAATTGTTCGTTTAGCTAGCTTAGAAGAAGAAGCCTTCGGAGTAGACGTGGGTGATTGTGCAGGATTTGATTCAAGTAATCTTTGAGGACTTGGATCCAGTTTGGTTACATTCTATGTGGACTGATGGAGGAACCACCCAAGCAGATATGATCAAGATGGTTATCTCTTTAGCtttgcttaaacttaggatttgatctgttgatcttttttttaagagaacTATATTATGGGTTGTAACCTTATTTGATGATGGTCTGATGACCAgtacatttgatgattatcCTTATATTATGAGATATTTTGTTTACGctggtgtatgaatgtgtggttgtGTAAGTAATGCTTTTTATTCCTATAGTTTAGAAAGTCTTCCGTTGAGGTCTCTCGTCTATGAGAGATTGAAATCCTTGAGTCTTATCTCAtgagggatagggctgggagGCAAACCATGAGATCAATTACTATTTAATTGACTTGCCCCTCGAGGTTGTTAcagttggtattagagccttaTGCTCTGAAAAAACTATaggataaaaggaaaaaagcacTTAGGCTATGATCACACCAGAGTTGATCGTTCGGTTCTAGACAAGTCGGTTCTAACTCTGTTCTTCGTTGCAGAGAATGCCACCCCGAAGGAACCTAGCAACCAGACCTAGTGAATTAGAAATCTAAAGCCCTGAGGACAATGTTCACCCCGAGCCTATGGACATTCCGATCCATGAAGCAGCGCTTCTAGGAAGTCAGGTGAT
This window encodes:
- the LOC132178106 gene encoding uncharacterized protein LOC132178106, whose amino-acid sequence is MDNSDYSTQDDTSDSDYGEEENENENDVFILAAAAVEFVENYYMPYIAKESCRTSSQTGYKWVMEIVQGNPDRCKQNFRMEIHVFLYLCKELKEKYHLRDTRKLTVEELVAMFLITLGHGFGNRIVQERFQHSGETISRHFSHVLMAVSRMAVDIINPIDREFMDVPRKIRDDERYWPYFKDCIGAIDGTHVPVKISPSNQIPYIGRKGTPTQNVMAVCDFRMCFTFVWAGWEGTAHDTRIFLEAIRKEELRFPHPPRGKYYLVDAGYPHMKGYMGPYKGERKHAIKDAEFQPYDDDEDLLPTDSIGDDEAQDESSIQQSETSYENSMNIERDRIANLLMTR
- the LOC132178105 gene encoding uncharacterized protein LOC132178105; protein product: MSKKGQSNVATTVDTQIKKVVWTEKMLEDYLDICITEIHAGNRPGTHFNRTGWKNEVPEATKFRTTGLAYAMKVEILFRDITATGEGSWAPSIGLVPNDIGSIDSAEVMLNEDDNVVEGLDVLDDEPNLNTHGIDDIPADLDTRDKGNKKFGLAVQCKKRNKGVQIVSEHLSRICDVIESKNTVTSKSYDKPGCNIEEVMDVVRGIAERENDIDILKFATDVFLKRSHKEMFVTIKEPWLQIDFIKRMRNREINRRSMD